A section of the Flaviflexus equikiangi genome encodes:
- a CDS encoding heavy metal translocating P-type ATPase, whose amino-acid sequence MTTPLIDTVELTIGGMTCASCVARVEKKLNRLEGVSATVNFATETARVEVPEGYDPEILVNQVESAGYSAAVKQRPTGWLELTIGGMTCASCAARVEKKLNKLDGVSATVNYATEKARVEIPEGYDTARLIEQVEAAGYSAVLPEAPSIVEDGEAPDRELETLRQRVIGAVVLSVPVIVLSMVPAFQFDYWQWLSLTLTAPVVVWAAFPFHRAAWSNLRHGATTMDTLISLGTLSAFLWSLYALFLGTAGHPGMTHGFHLTPSQSSGEGNIYLEVAAGVTMFVLLGRYFEKRSKREAGSAMRALMEMGAKDVSVLRDGVETRLPISQLTVGDEFVVRPGEKIATDGVVVSGRSAVDASMLTGESVPVDVAEGDRVTGATVNVSGRIVVRAARVGSDTQLAQMAKLVEEAQTGKSDVQRLADRISAVFVPIVILISLLTLGAWLISGASVTMAFTSAVAVLIIACPCALGLATPTALLVGTGRGAQLGILIKGPEVLEQTRTVDTIVLDKTGTVTTGVMSLESVTVAGTDRQTLLRRAGSLENASEHPIARAIADGAGREVDLADVDGFANHEGFGVSGTVDGVGVLVGKPSLLERHGVTLGDLEVPFRQAQEDGQTAVVVAWEGQARGVLAVADQVKPTSAEAVRQFEKLGLDTILLTGDHERVARTIAGAVGIDRVISDVLPQDKVDVVTRLQAEGKVVAMVGDGVNDAPALAQADLGLAMGTGTDVALEAADIALIRGDLRSAADAIRLSRRTLRTIKGNLFWAFAYNTAAIPLAALGMLNPMLAGAAMAFSSVFVVSNSLRLRGFRSTAIEGMHS is encoded by the coding sequence ATGACGACACCACTGATCGACACCGTCGAGCTCACCATCGGCGGCATGACGTGCGCCTCGTGCGTGGCGCGGGTCGAGAAGAAGCTCAACAGGCTCGAGGGCGTTTCCGCCACCGTCAACTTCGCGACGGAGACCGCGCGCGTCGAGGTGCCGGAGGGCTACGACCCGGAGATCCTCGTGAACCAGGTCGAATCGGCAGGATACTCGGCGGCGGTCAAACAGCGTCCCACGGGATGGCTCGAGCTGACGATCGGCGGCATGACGTGCGCCTCGTGCGCGGCGCGGGTCGAGAAGAAGCTCAACAAGCTCGACGGCGTCTCTGCCACCGTCAACTACGCGACAGAGAAGGCACGTGTCGAGATCCCGGAAGGCTACGACACGGCACGCCTGATCGAGCAGGTGGAGGCCGCGGGATATTCGGCAGTGCTGCCTGAAGCGCCAAGCATCGTCGAGGACGGAGAGGCGCCTGACCGTGAGCTCGAGACTCTGCGGCAGCGAGTGATCGGTGCCGTCGTGCTCTCCGTGCCGGTCATCGTCCTATCGATGGTCCCGGCGTTCCAGTTCGACTACTGGCAGTGGTTGAGCCTCACGCTCACTGCCCCCGTCGTGGTCTGGGCCGCCTTCCCCTTCCATCGCGCAGCGTGGTCGAACCTCCGCCACGGCGCGACGACGATGGATACCCTCATCTCCCTCGGAACACTGTCGGCGTTCCTGTGGTCGCTCTACGCGCTGTTCTTGGGCACCGCGGGCCACCCGGGCATGACCCACGGGTTCCACCTGACCCCGAGCCAGTCCTCCGGGGAGGGCAACATCTATCTCGAGGTTGCCGCCGGCGTCACGATGTTCGTCCTCCTGGGCCGCTATTTCGAGAAGCGTTCCAAGCGCGAGGCGGGATCCGCGATGAGGGCGCTGATGGAGATGGGAGCGAAAGACGTCTCCGTCCTCCGGGACGGGGTCGAGACCCGCCTGCCGATCTCACAGCTGACGGTCGGAGACGAGTTCGTCGTCAGACCCGGGGAGAAGATCGCGACCGACGGTGTCGTCGTCTCGGGACGCTCCGCTGTCGACGCGTCGATGCTGACCGGCGAGTCCGTGCCCGTCGATGTGGCCGAGGGTGATCGCGTGACGGGCGCGACGGTCAACGTCAGCGGCCGGATCGTCGTCCGTGCGGCCCGCGTCGGTTCCGATACGCAACTGGCGCAGATGGCGAAACTCGTCGAGGAGGCACAGACCGGCAAATCCGACGTGCAGCGTCTCGCTGATCGCATCTCCGCCGTGTTCGTGCCGATCGTCATCCTCATCTCCCTCCTCACACTCGGTGCCTGGCTCATCTCGGGGGCCAGCGTGACCATGGCGTTCACCTCGGCTGTCGCCGTTCTCATCATCGCCTGCCCCTGCGCACTGGGCCTTGCGACCCCGACAGCGCTCCTCGTGGGGACTGGGCGCGGTGCCCAACTCGGCATTCTCATCAAAGGCCCCGAAGTCCTCGAGCAGACGAGGACCGTGGATACGATCGTGCTCGACAAGACGGGCACTGTCACGACGGGCGTCATGTCACTCGAAAGCGTCACGGTGGCGGGCACGGATCGGCAGACGCTCCTGCGCCGCGCGGGAAGCCTCGAGAACGCCTCGGAACATCCCATCGCCCGCGCCATCGCCGACGGGGCGGGCCGCGAAGTCGACCTGGCCGATGTCGATGGCTTCGCCAATCACGAGGGCTTCGGAGTGTCCGGCACCGTCGACGGCGTCGGCGTCCTCGTCGGCAAGCCGTCCCTCCTCGAACGCCACGGCGTGACTCTGGGAGACCTGGAGGTGCCGTTCCGGCAGGCGCAAGAGGACGGTCAGACAGCTGTCGTCGTCGCCTGGGAGGGCCAGGCGCGGGGAGTTCTCGCCGTCGCCGACCAGGTGAAACCTACCTCTGCGGAAGCGGTGCGACAGTTCGAGAAGCTCGGCCTCGACACCATCCTGCTGACAGGTGACCATGAGCGTGTCGCACGGACCATCGCAGGAGCGGTCGGCATCGACCGCGTGATCTCCGACGTCCTCCCGCAGGACAAGGTCGACGTCGTCACGCGGCTCCAGGCCGAGGGGAAGGTCGTTGCCATGGTGGGTGATGGCGTCAACGACGCCCCCGCCCTGGCGCAAGCCGACCTGGGTCTCGCCATGGGAACGGGAACCGATGTCGCCCTCGAAGCAGCCGACATCGCCCTGATCCGAGGCGATCTCCGCAGTGCGGCAGACGCAATCCGGCTCTCGCGGAGAACCCTCCGCACCATCAAGGGCAACCTGTTCTGGGCCTTCGCCTACAACACGGCCGCCATTCCCCTGGCCGCCCTCGGCATGCTCAACCCGATGCTGGCAGGCGCCGCCATGGCCTTCTCCTCCGTCTTTGTCGTCTCCAACTCGCTGCGGCTGAGGGGATTCCGCTCAACGGCAATCGAAGGGATGCACTCATGA
- a CDS encoding metal-sensitive transcriptional regulator, with protein sequence MIDETAGDCCQSEHHHGYHDNKAKYLARLRRIEGQARGIHRMVDEGEYCIDILTQIAALTSALENVGLSLLNDHLSHCVMDAAQSGGQVADDKIAEAMAAITRLVKS encoded by the coding sequence ATGATCGACGAGACCGCCGGTGACTGCTGCCAGTCCGAGCATCATCACGGATATCACGACAACAAGGCGAAGTATCTCGCCAGGCTGCGGCGAATCGAAGGTCAGGCCAGGGGCATCCACCGCATGGTCGACGAGGGCGAGTACTGCATCGACATTCTCACCCAGATAGCGGCCCTCACGAGTGCGCTCGAGAATGTCGGGCTCTCACTCCTCAACGATCACCTCAGCCACTGCGTCATGGACGCGGCCCAGTCCGGCGGGCAGGTCGCAGACGACAAGATTGCCGAAGCCATGGCCGCGATCACCCGCCTCGTCAAGTCCTAG
- a CDS encoding Fpg/Nei family DNA glycosylase: MPEGHTVHRLAGALTELFSGQRPAVTSPQGRFSQGAERLTGRVALPAHAWGKHFFMPFSHDPAPVSLGDDGPDWLHVHLGLYGSWSFAGDRHFVAEDTIGAPRRRIGERESLGGVSDEWEPPEPRDTVRVRLAHEHGIADLTGPNQCQVLTGSDVRSIVSRLGPDPIRNDPGDRERFTSLVRRRRVPVGQLVLDQAVAAGPGNIYRADCLWRVGIHPLRPGNRVSEARLGLLWDDLVVAMREGVRDGFIQTNPLEFSPSDPADENDRRFAVYHRTGRPCWRCGTPVADSMLAGRRLFWCPGCQH, encoded by the coding sequence ATGCCTGAAGGGCACACCGTTCATCGCCTCGCCGGAGCCCTGACGGAGCTGTTCTCGGGCCAGCGGCCCGCCGTCACGTCACCCCAGGGCAGGTTCTCCCAGGGAGCCGAACGTTTGACCGGGCGCGTGGCACTCCCCGCCCATGCCTGGGGGAAACACTTCTTCATGCCGTTCTCGCACGACCCGGCCCCCGTCAGCCTGGGCGATGATGGTCCGGACTGGCTGCACGTCCATCTCGGCCTCTACGGCTCATGGTCTTTCGCTGGAGATCGGCACTTCGTCGCTGAGGACACCATCGGAGCCCCCAGGAGACGGATCGGCGAGAGGGAAAGCCTCGGCGGAGTATCCGATGAGTGGGAACCACCGGAACCCCGAGACACGGTGCGCGTTCGTCTCGCCCACGAGCACGGGATCGCCGACCTGACGGGCCCCAATCAGTGCCAAGTCCTCACCGGGAGCGACGTGCGCTCCATCGTCTCCAGGCTGGGGCCCGATCCGATCCGCAACGATCCCGGTGACCGCGAGCGCTTCACGAGTCTCGTGCGCCGGCGCAGGGTTCCTGTGGGACAGCTGGTCCTCGATCAGGCTGTCGCCGCTGGGCCGGGGAACATCTATCGCGCTGACTGCCTGTGGCGCGTCGGCATCCACCCGCTGCGCCCCGGCAATCGGGTCTCGGAGGCACGTCTCGGCCTGCTGTGGGACGATCTGGTCGTCGCCATGAGGGAGGGCGTCCGGGACGGCTTCATCCAGACGAACCCGCTCGAGTTCTCACCATCGGATCCTGCTGATGAGAATGACCGAAGATTCGCGGTCTATCATCGCACCGGCAGGCCGTGCTGGCGCTGTGGAACCCCTGTCGCCGACAGCATGCTGGCCGGGCGCAGGCTCTTCTGGTGTCCGGGATGTCAGCACTGA
- a CDS encoding helix-turn-helix transcriptional regulator → MIPTPAGGPRPMAEALNEATPLTRQQRRLLDLLADLGRAVTVVELAESLESHPNTVREHLAVLESHGLVASSTVQATGRGRPRKVYRTNAGARGAPARHLVGLITSALNSLPEETARADGYRWGESWGSDILESGAFTTENGVVDGVATLMSDMGFAPQVTGRTGTCMALTQCPLLTSNRAIPRGLCDIHQGMLDRVLGEAAPGAKAWVEPFAEPHACRVTLKTP, encoded by the coding sequence ATGATTCCGACTCCGGCCGGAGGTCCCCGGCCGATGGCGGAGGCGCTGAACGAGGCCACTCCGCTGACAAGGCAACAGCGCAGGCTTCTCGATCTCCTGGCCGATCTGGGACGAGCGGTCACGGTGGTCGAGCTCGCCGAGAGTCTCGAGTCCCATCCCAACACCGTGCGGGAGCATCTTGCCGTCCTGGAGAGCCATGGATTGGTCGCGTCATCGACGGTCCAAGCGACCGGGCGCGGCAGGCCGCGGAAGGTGTATCGCACCAATGCTGGCGCCCGAGGAGCGCCTGCGCGTCATCTCGTCGGCCTCATCACCTCAGCGCTCAACTCCCTGCCGGAGGAGACTGCTCGCGCCGATGGTTACCGGTGGGGTGAATCGTGGGGGAGCGACATTCTCGAGAGCGGAGCTTTCACGACCGAGAATGGCGTCGTGGATGGTGTCGCGACACTGATGTCGGACATGGGTTTCGCGCCGCAGGTGACCGGGCGGACAGGCACGTGCATGGCTCTGACCCAATGCCCGCTCCTCACGTCGAACCGTGCCATTCCTCGCGGGCTCTGCGATATCCACCAGGGCATGCTCGATCGAGTGCTCGGGGAGGCGGCCCCGGGTGCAAAGGCGTGGGTTGAGCCGTTCGCAGAACCCCATGCCTGCAGGGTCACACTGAAGACTCCCTAG
- a CDS encoding multicopper oxidase domain-containing protein yields the protein MIGTRSAWHKSVSALVFVWMIAAAAAVTAHRFIPEATWLMVHTFTLGVVTNALLIWTNHFATTVLRSRTAAHRRGEIAVLVLMNCGVLVLGAGMISDIGAVTLAGSVTVGLAILVHAARLWRQLRHALPARFEVTVHAYLSAAVLFIPGIALGYLLSLDSWSPEAAIAIRGAHVALNVLAWVGIPIVGTLLTLWPTIVRAKLPPGAETAARRYLPLLVGASILAALGSLLLMLTPAGGAMSGIGYLVFVVSAIAMLAPLARATWRMARGSFAPLSVACGVAWLLLTISSLGIRLIVDQPAGVIGNLGAVTLPLLGGGVAQIVVGALSYLLPVVIGGGPKHVRVRQARTDSGHVWRLVVPNACLALYVLASASLVLVVTSLAALVSVLATVACLVWATLPVSSSQLDQAPPPLIDGEGNIVPVPARRGSVLVSVGAVALLVVGAVAADPVSSGIVRPAAQTVAPSGETTEVDVTMVDMRFVPDRVTVPAGNELTIILTNSDGQSHDLVLDTGASSGRIAPGDTMVFEAGIIGGAVDGWCSIAGHRQMGMTLTIDVEGGPSPEASPHAGDHATPESDFDLAGNMDPDRYVDPRLARDTGVTEHRVTLRVSEMEKEVAPGLTQSLWLFNETMPGPTLHGQVGDTFIVTLVNDGTMGHSIDFHAGALAPDRPMRTIEPGEELTYTFTAERAGAWMYHCSTAPMSLHIANGMYGAVIIEPADLPDVDHEFVMVHGESYYGPPGEVADSEKIADGDHDTAHYNGYPNQYVHRPIEVAVGERVRFWVVDAGPNVSTSFHIVGGQFDTVWKEGDYLLGPQSQTGGSQALGLMPAEGGFVELVFPEAGTYTLVNHIMSEAERGAKGTIIVSESP from the coding sequence ATGATCGGTACCCGCTCGGCATGGCACAAGAGCGTTTCAGCACTCGTCTTCGTGTGGATGATTGCGGCGGCCGCCGCCGTGACCGCACACCGCTTCATTCCCGAGGCCACCTGGCTCATGGTGCACACGTTCACCCTCGGAGTCGTGACGAACGCTCTCCTCATCTGGACGAACCATTTCGCGACAACGGTCCTGCGCTCTCGCACCGCGGCGCACAGGCGCGGCGAAATCGCCGTTCTCGTGCTCATGAACTGCGGTGTCCTCGTTCTCGGCGCGGGCATGATCTCCGATATCGGTGCAGTGACCCTTGCCGGCTCAGTGACGGTGGGGCTGGCGATCCTCGTCCACGCGGCCAGGCTCTGGCGGCAGCTCCGGCATGCTCTGCCGGCACGGTTCGAGGTGACGGTCCATGCCTACCTGTCGGCAGCCGTGCTCTTCATTCCGGGGATTGCCCTCGGCTACCTCTTATCGCTCGACTCGTGGTCCCCCGAGGCCGCCATCGCCATCCGCGGAGCGCACGTCGCCCTCAACGTTCTCGCCTGGGTCGGTATCCCCATCGTCGGCACGCTCCTGACGCTATGGCCCACGATCGTGCGCGCCAAACTGCCCCCAGGTGCTGAGACGGCGGCCCGCCGCTACCTCCCGCTCCTTGTCGGCGCCAGCATCCTCGCGGCGCTGGGCAGCCTCCTTCTCATGCTCACACCCGCCGGTGGCGCGATGTCGGGCATCGGCTACCTGGTGTTCGTCGTCTCCGCCATCGCCATGCTTGCCCCGCTCGCGCGGGCGACGTGGCGGATGGCGAGGGGGAGCTTCGCGCCCCTGTCAGTGGCGTGCGGGGTGGCCTGGCTGCTGCTGACGATCTCCTCCCTCGGCATCCGCCTGATCGTCGACCAGCCGGCTGGCGTGATCGGAAACCTCGGTGCCGTGACGCTCCCGCTGCTCGGTGGGGGCGTCGCCCAGATCGTCGTGGGTGCGCTGAGCTATCTCCTGCCGGTGGTGATAGGGGGCGGCCCCAAGCATGTCCGGGTCCGCCAGGCGCGGACGGACAGCGGCCACGTGTGGCGGCTCGTCGTCCCCAACGCTTGCCTTGCTCTCTACGTCCTAGCCAGCGCGAGCCTCGTCCTTGTCGTCACGTCCCTTGCCGCTCTTGTCTCCGTCCTCGCGACCGTGGCATGCCTGGTGTGGGCGACCCTGCCGGTCTCATCGTCCCAGCTCGACCAGGCGCCGCCACCGCTGATCGACGGGGAGGGGAACATCGTGCCCGTCCCTGCACGGCGGGGTTCCGTCCTCGTCTCTGTCGGCGCCGTGGCACTGCTCGTCGTCGGTGCGGTAGCGGCCGATCCGGTGTCGTCCGGAATCGTGCGTCCCGCCGCGCAGACCGTCGCGCCGTCGGGCGAGACGACCGAGGTGGACGTGACCATGGTCGACATGAGGTTCGTGCCGGATCGAGTGACGGTTCCTGCCGGCAACGAGCTGACGATCATCCTGACGAACAGCGACGGACAGTCCCACGATCTTGTTCTTGACACGGGTGCGAGTTCGGGCAGGATCGCACCCGGCGACACGATGGTCTTCGAGGCCGGAATCATCGGGGGAGCGGTTGACGGATGGTGCTCGATCGCAGGCCACCGGCAGATGGGGATGACGCTGACCATCGACGTCGAGGGAGGCCCCTCGCCAGAAGCATCTCCACACGCGGGCGACCATGCGACCCCCGAGAGTGACTTCGACCTTGCCGGGAACATGGATCCCGATCGGTATGTGGATCCGCGCCTGGCGCGGGACACGGGGGTGACGGAGCACCGCGTGACCCTGAGGGTGAGCGAGATGGAGAAGGAAGTGGCCCCGGGACTGACCCAGAGCCTGTGGCTGTTCAACGAGACCATGCCGGGACCGACTCTTCACGGGCAGGTGGGAGACACGTTCATCGTCACCCTCGTGAACGATGGGACGATGGGGCACTCCATCGACTTCCATGCGGGCGCCCTCGCGCCCGATCGACCCATGAGGACGATCGAGCCCGGGGAAGAGCTCACCTACACGTTCACGGCAGAGCGCGCGGGAGCGTGGATGTACCACTGCTCGACAGCCCCCATGTCCCTTCATATCGCCAACGGCATGTACGGCGCGGTCATCATCGAGCCCGCCGATCTGCCCGACGTGGATCACGAGTTCGTCATGGTCCACGGCGAGTCCTACTACGGGCCTCCCGGGGAGGTCGCGGACTCCGAGAAGATCGCGGACGGCGATCACGACACGGCGCACTACAACGGATATCCGAACCAGTATGTGCACCGGCCCATCGAGGTCGCTGTCGGGGAACGCGTCCGCTTCTGGGTCGTTGACGCGGGCCCCAATGTGTCGACGAGCTTCCACATCGTGGGAGGCCAGTTCGACACGGTCTGGAAAGAGGGCGACTATCTGCTCGGACCGCAATCGCAGACGGGCGGCTCCCAGGCGCTGGGCCTCATGCCGGCCGAGGGAGGATTCGTCGAACTCGTCTTCCCGGAAGCGGGCACGTACACCCTCGTCAACCACATCATGTCCGAGGCGGAACGCGGCGCGAAGGGCACGATCATCGTGAGTGAGAGCCCCTAA
- a CDS encoding uracil-DNA glycosylase, whose amino-acid sequence MVKPIAELMAPDWAEAMAPVEDNIHAMGEFLRAESAAGRDFLPAGERILRAFSTPMADVRVIIVGQDPYPTPGHAVGLSFSVAPDVRPLPRSLVNIYRELSDDLGIPPARTGDLSAWQEEGVLLLNRVLTVRPGAAASHRGLGWEEITSHAISQLSARGGPLVAILWGRQAQELAPLFDAPIIASAHPSPLSASRGFFGSRPFSTANTLLEEQGAPPIDWRVER is encoded by the coding sequence ATGGTGAAACCGATTGCAGAGCTCATGGCACCCGACTGGGCGGAGGCCATGGCCCCCGTGGAGGACAATATCCATGCCATGGGAGAGTTCCTGCGCGCCGAGTCGGCGGCGGGCCGAGACTTTCTCCCTGCGGGAGAGAGGATCCTGCGTGCTTTCTCGACTCCCATGGCCGATGTTCGGGTGATCATCGTCGGCCAGGATCCGTATCCGACCCCGGGGCATGCGGTTGGGCTGTCGTTCTCCGTCGCTCCGGACGTCCGCCCGCTCCCGCGGTCCCTCGTGAATATCTACAGGGAACTGTCCGATGATCTCGGCATTCCGCCCGCCCGGACGGGCGATCTCAGTGCCTGGCAGGAGGAGGGCGTCCTCCTGCTCAACCGTGTTCTCACCGTTCGGCCGGGGGCGGCCGCCTCTCATCGCGGGCTCGGGTGGGAGGAGATCACCTCCCATGCCATCTCCCAGCTCTCCGCCAGGGGCGGCCCCCTCGTCGCGATCCTCTGGGGCAGGCAGGCGCAGGAGCTTGCACCGCTTTTCGATGCGCCGATCATCGCCTCGGCACACCCTTCTCCCCTGTCGGCATCACGCGGATTCTTCGGGTCGCGGCCGTTCAGCACGGCCAACACACTTCTAGAAGAGCAGGGCGCACCTCCGATCGATTGGCGCGTTGAGCGTTAG
- a CDS encoding DUF3263 domain-containing protein has protein sequence MADLSDEDLLVLELEDTWQDRFPTKAEAIRQTLGWSTTKYHIRLNRLLDDTAAIYAKPVTVGRLRRLREARAAERGTTSAHSAS, from the coding sequence ATGGCTGACCTGAGCGACGAAGACCTGCTGGTCCTCGAGCTGGAAGACACGTGGCAGGATCGTTTCCCGACAAAGGCCGAGGCGATCCGGCAGACGCTGGGATGGTCGACGACGAAATACCATATCCGTCTCAATCGGCTCCTCGATGACACGGCCGCTATCTACGCGAAGCCCGTCACCGTGGGCCGTCTGAGGCGCCTGCGGGAAGCGCGAGCGGCGGAACGCGGAACGACAAGTGCCCACTCCGCCAGCTGA
- the groL gene encoding chaperonin GroEL (60 kDa chaperone family; promotes refolding of misfolded polypeptides especially under stressful conditions; forms two stacked rings of heptamers to form a barrel-shaped 14mer; ends can be capped by GroES; misfolded proteins enter the barrel where they are refolded when GroES binds), producing MAKTIAFNEDARRSMERGLNILADTVKVTLGPKGRNVVLDKKWGAPTITNDGVSIAKEIELEDPYERIGAELVKEVAKKTDDIAGDGTTTATVLAQALVREGLRNVAAGANPIALKKGIDVAVAAITERLLADAKEIETKEEIAATAAISAGDSVIGELIAEALDKVGKEGVVTVEESNTFGLELELTEGMRFDKGYLSPYFVTDAERQEVVLEDSYVLLVESKISNVKDLLPLLEKVMQTGKPLVIISEDIEGEALATLVVNKIRGTFKSAAVKAPGFGDRRKAMLQDIAILTGGQVISETVGLKLENADLDLLGQARKIVMTKDETTIVEGAGTTEAIEGRVNQIKGEIENSTSDYDREKLQERLAKLAGGVAVIKAGAATEVELKERKHRIEDAVRNAKAAVEEGIVPGGGVALIQAAKDVIDGLGLEGDEATGAAIVASAVSAPLKQIAINAGLEGGVVAEKVANSAKGVGLNAATGVYEDLLAAGVNDPVKVTRSALQNAASIASLFLTTEAVVADKPEPAAPAAGGDDMGGMY from the coding sequence ATGGCTAAAACCATTGCTTTCAACGAGGATGCTCGTCGCAGTATGGAGCGCGGACTCAACATCCTCGCAGACACCGTCAAGGTAACGCTTGGCCCCAAGGGCCGCAACGTTGTTCTCGACAAGAAGTGGGGCGCCCCCACGATCACCAACGATGGTGTGTCCATCGCCAAGGAGATCGAGCTCGAGGATCCCTACGAGCGCATCGGCGCCGAGCTTGTCAAGGAAGTTGCGAAGAAGACCGACGACATCGCGGGTGACGGCACCACGACGGCGACCGTCCTGGCACAGGCACTCGTCCGTGAAGGTCTCCGCAACGTCGCCGCAGGCGCCAACCCGATCGCCCTCAAGAAGGGCATCGACGTGGCCGTCGCAGCCATCACCGAGCGTCTCCTCGCAGACGCCAAGGAGATCGAGACGAAGGAAGAGATCGCAGCGACTGCCGCTATCTCCGCCGGCGACTCCGTTATCGGCGAGCTCATCGCCGAAGCACTCGACAAGGTCGGCAAGGAAGGCGTGGTCACCGTTGAGGAGTCCAACACCTTCGGCCTCGAGCTCGAGCTGACCGAGGGCATGCGCTTCGACAAGGGCTACCTGTCCCCCTACTTCGTCACCGACGCAGAGCGCCAGGAAGTCGTCCTCGAAGACTCCTACGTCCTCCTCGTCGAGTCGAAGATCTCGAACGTCAAGGACCTGCTGCCCCTCCTCGAGAAGGTCATGCAGACCGGCAAGCCCCTCGTCATCATCTCGGAAGACATCGAAGGCGAAGCGCTTGCTACGCTCGTCGTCAACAAGATCCGCGGCACCTTCAAGTCCGCAGCCGTCAAGGCACCGGGCTTCGGCGACCGCCGCAAGGCCATGCTCCAGGACATCGCGATCCTCACCGGCGGCCAGGTCATCTCCGAGACCGTCGGCCTCAAGCTGGAGAACGCCGATCTCGACCTGCTCGGCCAGGCCCGCAAGATCGTCATGACCAAGGACGAGACCACCATCGTCGAAGGCGCCGGCACCACCGAAGCCATCGAGGGCCGCGTCAACCAGATCAAGGGTGAGATCGAGAACTCGACCTCCGACTACGATCGCGAGAAGCTCCAGGAGCGTCTCGCCAAGCTTGCTGGCGGCGTTGCTGTCATCAAGGCTGGCGCAGCGACCGAGGTTGAGCTCAAGGAGCGCAAGCACCGCATCGAGGACGCTGTCCGCAATGCGAAGGCCGCTGTCGAAGAGGGCATCGTCCCCGGTGGCGGCGTTGCACTCATCCAGGCCGCCAAGGACGTCATCGACGGCCTCGGCCTCGAGGGCGACGAAGCGACGGGCGCGGCGATTGTCGCTTCCGCCGTCTCCGCACCGCTCAAGCAGATCGCCATCAACGCGGGCCTCGAAGGCGGCGTCGTCGCTGAGAAGGTCGCCAACTCTGCCAAGGGTGTCGGCCTCAACGCAGCCACGGGCGTCTACGAGGATCTCCTCGCAGCCGGCGTGAACGACCCGGTGAAGGTGACCCGCTCTGCCCTGCAGAACGCGGCCTCCATCGCCTCCCTGTTCCTCACCACCGAGGCTGTTGTCGCAGACAAGCCTGAGCCTGCCGCACCGGCAGCCGGTGGCGACGACATGGGCGGCATGTACTAA